A single genomic interval of uncultured Desulfobulbus sp. harbors:
- a CDS encoding N-acyl homoserine lactonase family protein, which produces MSTYAIHPIVMGTKVFDKSMMTYQFGNGTRYTIPIYCWYLEGGDRKILVDTGEMGPIRSEDRERAIGGRIYTFEEGLAKWGLKPEDIDVVIHTHLHNDHCENDYKCVNARIYVHEKELERIHNPHPLDYRYNEEFLSEVEENGQIEVIREDGEILPGIRVIHTPAHTEGGLSILIETAKGPAVITGFCVIMENFNPPQQIKAMEMEVIPPGTHVNVYQAYDIMEQVKAMGAILLPLHEPAFAGIETI; this is translated from the coding sequence ATGAGCACCTACGCAATCCATCCCATCGTCATGGGGACCAAGGTCTTTGACAAGAGCATGATGACCTACCAGTTCGGCAACGGCACCCGGTACACCATTCCCATCTACTGTTGGTACCTGGAAGGGGGCGACCGAAAGATCCTGGTCGATACCGGCGAGATGGGGCCTATCCGTTCGGAGGACCGGGAGCGTGCCATCGGCGGCCGGATCTACACCTTTGAGGAGGGGCTAGCCAAGTGGGGGCTCAAGCCGGAAGACATCGATGTGGTCATTCACACCCATCTGCACAACGATCACTGCGAAAACGATTACAAGTGCGTCAACGCCCGGATCTATGTCCATGAAAAGGAACTGGAACGCATCCACAACCCGCATCCGCTGGATTATCGCTACAACGAGGAGTTTCTCTCCGAGGTTGAGGAGAACGGCCAGATCGAGGTGATCCGCGAAGACGGTGAGATTCTCCCCGGTATCCGGGTGATCCACACCCCGGCCCACACCGAGGGGGGCTTGAGTATCCTTATCGAGACGGCCAAGGGCCCGGCGGTGATCACCGGCTTCTGCGTGATCATGGAAAATTTCAATCCGCCGCAGCAGATCAAGGCCATGGAGATGGAGGTCATTCCACCCGGTACCCACGTCAACGTCTATCAGGCCTACGATATTATGGAGCAGGTCAAGGCAATGGGCGCAATCCTGCTGCCCCTGCACGAACCGGCCTTTGCCGGAATTGAGACGATTTGA
- a CDS encoding SbmA/BacA-like family transporter, translating into MSNKKNFFIEFLKLSRLFWHSGRKKRIRNTTYLFALLTVMQMVVAVLMTQWSAGLYNALERHSMKGFLIQVALLSLLFIADMTLMGSHLEVKRNLQILWRTWLTDHVISRWMEKGRHHLVSNLEGEHDNPDGRIAEDCRVATESAVLLGHTLFYSILLLLSFTKVLWDKSGVIHLDYGGYHIPIYGHLILVAVVYTCIASWIGWWVGKPLTDATNVRQSAEAKFRAGLLEAKENSQAIALIHAEQSERHRFRKLFCQIRKVWNTQTRAWRNIVMFGNGYATLSMVFPTLVVAPRYILGMITLGDLMQSVQAFQHMSGALSWPVNSLGAIAEWRASVERVLSLLDSLDKIDEELRENQWIQLKNSEEPVLAFRDLSLAEHDGTVLAEGISMEVNEGDHVILSGNSAVGAKLFRAIAGVSPWGAGEIDLPAKGRLFFMPPRPHLPTGPLREAICYPNMRRSFPRDKIEEGLRLVDLEHLIDQLDCENNWVQTLTRGEQQRLGIVRLLINYPSWIFIQEALDSLEIQEEERMVRLIGEQLPHAAILIISNMPNGADFFSRRLSL; encoded by the coding sequence ATGTCGAACAAGAAGAATTTTTTTATAGAGTTTCTCAAGCTGTCCCGGTTGTTTTGGCACTCCGGCCGCAAAAAGAGAATTCGCAACACAACCTATCTTTTTGCCCTGCTCACCGTGATGCAGATGGTGGTTGCGGTGTTGATGACCCAATGGAGCGCCGGGCTCTACAATGCCCTGGAACGGCATTCCATGAAGGGTTTTTTGATTCAGGTTGCCCTGCTGTCGCTGCTGTTCATTGCCGATATGACGCTCATGGGCTCCCACCTGGAGGTCAAGCGGAACCTGCAGATATTGTGGCGCACCTGGCTGACCGATCATGTGATCTCGCGCTGGATGGAAAAGGGCCGCCATCACCTGGTGAGCAATCTCGAGGGGGAGCATGACAACCCCGATGGCCGCATTGCCGAGGATTGCCGGGTGGCGACCGAATCCGCGGTCTTGCTCGGACATACCCTGTTTTACAGTATTCTTTTGTTGCTCAGCTTTACCAAAGTGCTGTGGGACAAGTCCGGGGTGATCCATCTTGATTACGGTGGCTACCATATTCCGATCTACGGCCACCTGATTCTGGTGGCGGTCGTCTATACCTGCATTGCCTCCTGGATCGGCTGGTGGGTCGGCAAACCGCTCACCGATGCGACCAATGTTCGCCAATCGGCCGAGGCCAAGTTCCGCGCCGGTTTGCTGGAGGCCAAGGAAAACAGTCAGGCCATTGCCCTGATCCATGCGGAACAGAGTGAACGGCATCGCTTTCGCAAGCTCTTCTGCCAGATTCGCAAGGTATGGAACACGCAGACCCGGGCATGGCGCAACATCGTCATGTTCGGCAACGGCTACGCAACACTGTCCATGGTCTTTCCCACCCTGGTTGTAGCCCCGCGCTACATCCTCGGGATGATCACGCTGGGGGATCTGATGCAGTCGGTCCAAGCCTTTCAGCACATGTCGGGCGCGCTCTCCTGGCCGGTCAACAGTCTCGGCGCCATTGCCGAATGGCGGGCCTCGGTGGAGCGGGTGTTGAGTCTGCTCGACTCCCTCGACAAGATCGACGAGGAGTTGCGGGAAAACCAGTGGATTCAACTCAAGAATTCGGAGGAGCCGGTCTTGGCCTTTCGCGACCTTTCCCTGGCCGAGCACGACGGTACCGTGCTTGCGGAGGGCATTTCCATGGAGGTCAACGAGGGCGATCATGTAATTCTCTCCGGCAATTCCGCTGTCGGGGCCAAACTGTTCCGGGCCATCGCCGGGGTCAGTCCCTGGGGAGCCGGCGAGATCGATCTGCCCGCCAAGGGGCGGCTGTTCTTTATGCCGCCGCGGCCGCATCTGCCGACCGGGCCTTTGCGGGAGGCGATCTGCTATCCGAACATGCGGCGGAGCTTTCCCCGTGACAAGATCGAAGAAGGTCTGCGCCTGGTTGATCTCGAGCATCTGATCGACCAGCTGGATTGCGAGAACAATTGGGTCCAGACCCTGACCCGGGGCGAGCAGCAGCGTCTGGGCATAGTGCGTCTGCTGATCAACTATCCCTCGTGGATTTTTATCCAGGAGGCACTTGATTCCCTGGAGATCCAGGAGGAGGAGCGGATGGTGCGCCTGATCGGGGAACAGCTGCCCCACGCCGCGATCCTGATCATCTCCAACATGCCCAATGGCGCAGATTTCTTTTCACGACGACTCTCCCTGTAA
- a CDS encoding IS1634 family transposase encodes MYLRTTKRKNKNGTVTEYLQLAHNERNPETNSTVARIIHSFGRADQLDREALVRLARSIARVCGVTIVDPAGSEEAQGGGLPDDLEILRTVELGTVLVIETLWERLGIGKALRSLLDKGKYAVAYDQALLAMTANRLCAPESKLGVWDRWLEQVHLPKCQGLKLRQMYEAMDFLHKHIDAVEEAVFFQTANLFNLSVDLIFYDTTTASFSIDYEDEADENDGLRQYGHSKEGTWTPQIVVALAVTREGLPVKSWIFPGNTADVSTIKRIRKDLRGWNLGRALFVADSGMNSSANREELARACGKYLLATRMASVAEIKKEVLSQPGRFTTFTDSLQAKEVVIGDGERRRRYILCFNPKEAERQRIHREEIVGMLEEELANHKDRNASTQWAVELLASKRYKRYLTTTEAGKIRLDRAAITEAKRYDGKWVLETNDDTISLEDAALGYKGLLVIERCFRSLKRTQIKMMPMYHWAARRIETHVKICVLALLIERVAERECGEPWSRIRRNLAKLQATEFQNDQHSFFQINSAPEACRELMKKLVTPLPTKIFGIKPLEK; translated from the coding sequence ATGTATCTGCGAACCACGAAACGAAAAAACAAGAACGGCACCGTTACCGAGTATCTCCAGCTCGCCCACAACGAGCGCAATCCGGAGACCAACTCCACCGTTGCCCGCATCATCCACAGCTTCGGACGCGCCGATCAGCTCGACCGTGAGGCCTTGGTGCGGCTCGCCCGATCTATAGCCAGAGTCTGCGGGGTAACCATTGTTGACCCCGCTGGTAGCGAGGAGGCTCAAGGTGGTGGACTGCCCGACGATCTTGAGATCCTGCGCACAGTGGAACTCGGCACAGTGCTGGTCATCGAAACCCTTTGGGAGCGGTTGGGTATCGGCAAAGCGCTGCGGTCTCTGCTGGACAAAGGCAAGTATGCCGTTGCCTACGATCAGGCCTTGCTGGCCATGACGGCGAATCGTCTCTGCGCACCGGAATCCAAGCTCGGGGTTTGGGACCGGTGGCTGGAGCAGGTCCATCTGCCCAAATGCCAAGGCCTGAAACTGCGTCAGATGTATGAGGCCATGGACTTTCTCCACAAGCATATTGATGCGGTGGAGGAGGCTGTCTTTTTCCAGACCGCTAATCTGTTCAACCTCTCGGTCGATCTGATTTTTTACGACACCACGACGGCTTCGTTCTCAATTGATTACGAGGACGAGGCTGATGAAAACGACGGTCTGCGTCAGTACGGCCACTCCAAGGAGGGCACGTGGACGCCGCAAATCGTGGTCGCCCTGGCGGTTACCCGGGAAGGGCTGCCGGTGAAAAGCTGGATTTTTCCCGGTAACACGGCGGATGTATCCACGATCAAACGCATCAGAAAGGACCTGCGAGGCTGGAACCTCGGTCGAGCGCTGTTCGTGGCCGACTCGGGTATGAACTCCTCCGCTAACCGAGAAGAACTTGCACGGGCCTGTGGCAAATACCTGCTCGCCACCCGCATGGCATCGGTGGCCGAAATCAAGAAAGAGGTCCTCTCGCAACCAGGTCGCTTCACCACCTTCACCGACAGCCTGCAAGCCAAGGAGGTTGTTATCGGCGATGGCGAGCGACGGCGGCGATACATCCTCTGCTTCAACCCAAAGGAAGCAGAGCGGCAACGAATACATCGAGAAGAGATCGTCGGCATGCTCGAAGAGGAGCTTGCCAACCATAAGGACCGTAATGCTTCTACCCAATGGGCAGTCGAACTGCTGGCCTCAAAACGATACAAGCGGTACCTGACAACAACCGAGGCCGGTAAAATTCGCCTGGACCGAGCAGCCATCACCGAGGCCAAACGCTACGACGGCAAGTGGGTGCTGGAAACCAACGATGACACCATCAGCCTTGAAGATGCGGCCCTTGGCTACAAAGGACTTTTGGTTATCGAGCGGTGTTTCCGCTCCCTCAAGCGTACCCAGATCAAAATGATGCCTATGTATCATTGGGCCGCACGGCGCATCGAAACGCATGTAAAAATCTGTGTTCTGGCGCTGCTCATAGAGCGCGTTGCGGAACGTGAGTGCGGGGAGCCCTGGTCCCGGATACGGCGCAACTTAGCCAAACTTCAAGCCACTGAGTTTCAAAACGACCAGCACAGTTTTTTTCAGATTAATTCAGCGCCGGAAGCCTGTCGTGAACTGATGAAAAAACTTGTAACTCCGCTACCGACCAAAATTTTTGGCATTAAGCCCCTTGAAAAATAA
- a CDS encoding ABC-F family ATP-binding cassette domain-containing protein: MIHLTNISKQHGSRVLLRNASMQILPASRTGLVGPNGAGKTTIFRLITGGEEVDKGEISCGKRTVVGYFSQEVGEMSGRSALAEVMAAASEVMALGEQIREMEVAMSTPMEDDELAALLERYGNATDEFEHRGGYDLENRAQAVLTGLGIGSDRWNFPVESFSGGWKMRIALAGILTLNPDVLLLDEPTNHLDVESIIWLEEWLVSEFKGALLMTCHDRDFMNRVVGRIVEVANQGLTTYSGNYDFYLREREIRREQLLASYRRQQEMLAKEEDFIARFGARVSHAAQVQSRIKKLEKIERIELPPEQRVIKFEFSEPPRSGDDVARLDNLGKVWLQPDGTTRQVFSGLAGMIRRQEKIALTGRNGAGKSTLLKVLSGQAEPTTGTVTIGANVMVGYFSQHSMDLLDGEMTVSETVQAAMPEVNIGVVRNLCAAFLFQGDDVDKKIKLLSGGEKSRVVLAMLLARPLNFLILDEPTNHLDIQSREVLLEALQSFTGTLIMVSHDRHFLRSLVNRVFEIDHGEMRIFEGNYDYYLEQTVPEGGEA; this comes from the coding sequence ATGATCCATCTGACTAACATCAGCAAACAGCACGGTTCCCGCGTTCTCTTGCGCAACGCCTCAATGCAAATTCTTCCTGCCAGCCGCACCGGTCTGGTCGGACCCAACGGTGCCGGCAAGACCACCATCTTTCGTCTGATAACCGGCGGCGAAGAGGTGGACAAAGGCGAAATTTCCTGCGGTAAACGAACGGTGGTCGGCTATTTCTCCCAGGAGGTGGGCGAGATGTCCGGCCGTTCGGCCCTGGCCGAGGTTATGGCTGCTGCCAGTGAGGTCATGGCCCTGGGGGAGCAGATTCGCGAGATGGAAGTCGCCATGTCCACCCCGATGGAGGATGATGAACTGGCAGCATTGCTGGAACGCTACGGCAACGCCACCGATGAATTCGAGCACCGGGGCGGCTACGATCTCGAAAACCGGGCCCAGGCGGTGCTCACCGGCTTGGGTATCGGCAGCGACCGCTGGAATTTCCCGGTGGAATCGTTCAGCGGCGGCTGGAAAATGCGCATCGCCCTGGCCGGCATCCTCACCCTCAACCCGGATGTGCTCCTCCTCGACGAGCCGACCAACCATCTCGACGTCGAATCCATCATCTGGCTGGAGGAATGGCTGGTCAGCGAGTTCAAGGGGGCACTTTTGATGACTTGTCATGACCGCGACTTCATGAACCGGGTGGTCGGGCGGATCGTCGAGGTGGCCAACCAGGGACTGACGACCTACAGCGGCAACTACGATTTCTACCTGCGAGAGCGGGAGATCCGCCGGGAGCAGCTGCTGGCCAGTTACCGCCGTCAGCAGGAGATGCTGGCCAAGGAGGAGGACTTCATTGCCCGCTTCGGCGCACGGGTTTCCCATGCGGCCCAGGTGCAGTCGCGGATCAAGAAGCTGGAGAAGATCGAGCGGATCGAACTGCCGCCCGAACAGCGGGTGATCAAGTTCGAGTTCAGTGAACCGCCCCGCAGCGGCGACGATGTCGCCCGCCTTGACAACCTCGGCAAGGTCTGGCTGCAACCCGACGGCACCACCCGCCAGGTATTCAGCGGCCTTGCGGGCATGATTCGGCGGCAGGAGAAAATCGCCCTCACCGGCCGCAACGGCGCGGGCAAATCAACCCTGCTCAAGGTCCTCTCGGGCCAAGCCGAACCGACCACCGGCACGGTGACCATTGGCGCCAACGTCATGGTCGGCTACTTCAGCCAGCACTCCATGGACCTGCTCGACGGCGAGATGACCGTGTCCGAGACCGTGCAGGCGGCCATGCCCGAGGTCAACATCGGCGTGGTCCGCAACCTCTGCGCCGCCTTTCTTTTCCAGGGCGACGACGTCGACAAGAAGATCAAGCTCCTCTCCGGCGGTGAAAAGAGCCGGGTGGTACTGGCCATGCTCCTGGCTCGGCCGCTCAATTTCCTCATCCTGGACGAGCCTACCAACCACCTCGATATCCAGTCGCGCGAGGTCCTGCTCGAGGCCCTGCAGAGTTTCACCGGTACCCTGATCATGGTCAGCCACGACCGCCATTTCCTTCGTTCCCTGGTGAACCGGGTCTTTGAAATCGACCACGGCGAGATGCGCATCTTCGAGGGCAACTACGATTACTATCTGGAACAGACCGTGCCGGAAGGCGGGGAAGCCTGA
- a CDS encoding bifunctional GNAT family N-acetyltransferase/carbon-nitrogen hydrolase family protein, translated as MAKRTSIPEKHRLVIRNAVAKDADAISVLTHRVYDKDMPNYTPEMIESHIRHFQEGQWVATVNEVIVGYSASFRIGGKYALKPHTWEGITGGGYATRHDENGEWLYGMDVCVDPAYRGYKIGQRFYDQRKRFVRKNEIKGIVFGGRLPGLRKRIKEVGSAENYVELAKAGRIRDYVLNFQLRNGFEIIGLMPGYIKDDVDSMGWGTHLVWRNPLMAPDGSAKPKWAGERGRLPATVRVAAVQYEQRRVASFSEFMDIVEFFVDVCAGYKADFVLFPEMFTLQLLSMQEQSLNPADAIEEITRQTPEFVRAMRELALRYNINIIGGSHPTRKEDGRILNIAYIFLRDGQVHEQPKIHPTSNEETWWNVEGGDVLKPIETDCGPIGVLICYDSEFPELARRLTDLGAMMLFVPFCTDERAGYQRVRYCCQARAVENQLYVVMAGNVGNLPRVKNMHIQYAQSCILTPCDFPFARDGIAADSNPNTETVLLADLNIANLQMARANGTVQNLKDRRHDLYTIKWSGR; from the coding sequence ATGGCCAAGCGAACGTCCATTCCTGAAAAACATCGTCTTGTCATCCGCAACGCCGTGGCCAAGGATGCCGATGCCATCAGCGTCTTGACCCATCGTGTCTATGACAAGGATATGCCCAACTACACACCGGAGATGATTGAATCCCATATCCGCCACTTTCAGGAAGGCCAGTGGGTGGCCACGGTAAACGAGGTGATTGTCGGCTACAGCGCCAGTTTTCGCATCGGCGGCAAGTACGCGTTGAAACCCCATACCTGGGAAGGGATCACCGGCGGCGGTTATGCCACCCGCCACGATGAAAACGGTGAGTGGCTCTATGGCATGGATGTCTGTGTGGATCCGGCCTACAGGGGCTACAAGATCGGTCAGCGTTTTTACGACCAGCGCAAACGCTTTGTGCGCAAGAACGAGATCAAGGGCATCGTCTTCGGCGGCCGCCTGCCCGGCCTGCGCAAACGGATCAAGGAGGTGGGCAGCGCCGAGAATTACGTCGAACTCGCCAAGGCCGGGCGGATCCGCGATTACGTGCTCAACTTCCAGCTGCGCAACGGCTTTGAGATCATCGGCCTGATGCCGGGTTACATCAAGGACGATGTGGATTCCATGGGTTGGGGCACCCATCTCGTCTGGCGCAACCCGCTCATGGCCCCGGACGGCAGCGCCAAACCCAAATGGGCCGGTGAGCGCGGCCGCTTGCCGGCCACGGTGCGGGTGGCTGCGGTGCAGTATGAACAGCGGCGGGTCGCCAGTTTCAGTGAGTTCATGGATATCGTCGAGTTTTTTGTCGATGTCTGCGCCGGCTACAAGGCGGATTTCGTCCTCTTTCCCGAGATGTTCACCCTGCAGCTGCTCTCAATGCAGGAGCAGAGCCTCAATCCGGCGGACGCAATCGAGGAGATCACCCGGCAGACGCCGGAATTCGTCCGTGCCATGCGCGAGTTGGCGCTGCGCTACAACATCAACATCATCGGCGGCTCCCATCCCACCCGCAAGGAGGATGGCCGCATTCTCAATATTGCCTATATTTTCCTCCGCGATGGCCAGGTCCATGAACAGCCCAAGATTCATCCCACCTCCAACGAGGAGACCTGGTGGAACGTGGAAGGGGGCGACGTGCTCAAGCCCATCGAGACCGATTGCGGGCCCATCGGGGTGTTGATCTGTTACGACTCCGAATTTCCCGAGCTTGCCCGCCGCCTGACCGATCTTGGCGCCATGATGCTCTTTGTGCCGTTCTGCACCGACGAGCGGGCCGGGTATCAACGGGTGCGCTACTGCTGCCAGGCCCGGGCGGTGGAAAACCAGCTGTACGTGGTCATGGCGGGCAATGTCGGCAACCTGCCGCGGGTGAAGAACATGCATATCCAATACGCGCAGAGCTGCATCCTCACCCCCTGTGACTTTCCCTTTGCCCGGGACGGCATTGCCGCCGATTCCAACCCCAACACCGAAACCGTGCTTCTTGCCGATTTGAATATCGCCAACCTGCAGATGGCCCGCGCCAACGGAACGGTGCAGAATTTGAAAGATCGCCGGCACGACCTGTATACGATCAAATGGTCAGGCCGGTGA
- the tnpA gene encoding IS200/IS605 family transposase: MNDIQCLSHTKWDCKFHVVWIPKCRRKMLYGQLRKSLGDVFHELARQKESRVLEGHLQPDHVHMLISIPTKYAVSQVVGFMKGKSAIHIARTYLGQKKNYSGMSFWARGNFVSTVGADEEVVREYIRDQEKEDQRIEQLNLFK, from the coding sequence ATGAACGACATACAATGTTTAAGCCACACGAAATGGGATTGCAAGTTCCATGTAGTGTGGATACCGAAATGCCGGAGGAAAATGCTTTATGGTCAACTTCGGAAAAGCCTTGGAGATGTATTTCACGAATTGGCCCGGCAAAAGGAAAGTCGGGTTTTGGAAGGACACCTGCAACCCGACCATGTGCATATGCTGATCTCCATACCGACGAAGTACGCGGTGTCGCAGGTGGTGGGTTTTATGAAAGGGAAAAGTGCGATTCATATAGCGCGCACGTATCTTGGCCAAAAGAAAAATTATAGCGGAATGAGCTTTTGGGCTCGAGGGAATTTTGTTTCAACAGTTGGTGCCGATGAAGAGGTTGTGCGGGAGTATATCCGCGATCAGGAAAAAGAAGACCAACGTATCGAGCAACTGAACCTGTTTAAATAG
- the ccsA gene encoding cytochrome c biogenesis protein CcsA: MTNLAQVFFQSAGFFYLIALAATFLPGRWTFIARILLLPALVCNLISIVLRYYRAWPMLPMHLGAIALPFCLGLLLFFWGSGVDSTRHRLQRIGLVLALSLVVAAILFPKDFYLPFLKSRTLFSHAFLWFSLFAKASCLLSGAWALCAWPFPPASSQDLRPTAILQQAMGWAALGFGLWSLSMFCGELWCYLGWGSPVVWEDPALTLTMAGWFFYACVLHLHLSKAWNQKVRAAFIGIGGIAVLVLTCLPDFGPFRAWVMP, from the coding sequence ATGACCAATCTTGCCCAGGTGTTCTTTCAATCCGCTGGATTTTTTTATCTGATAGCTCTTGCCGCCACCTTTCTCCCCGGGAGGTGGACCTTTATTGCACGCATTCTCCTTCTTCCGGCACTTGTCTGCAATCTGATCTCCATCGTCCTGCGCTATTACCGGGCCTGGCCTATGCTGCCGATGCATCTCGGCGCCATAGCCCTGCCGTTCTGCCTGGGACTCCTCCTGTTTTTTTGGGGCAGCGGCGTGGATTCGACCCGCCATCGTCTGCAACGAATCGGTCTTGTCCTCGCCCTCAGCCTCGTTGTCGCGGCCATCCTCTTTCCCAAGGATTTCTACCTCCCATTTCTCAAATCAAGGACGCTCTTCAGCCACGCCTTTCTCTGGTTTTCTCTCTTTGCCAAGGCCTCCTGCCTGCTCAGTGGGGCCTGGGCCCTGTGCGCCTGGCCGTTTCCTCCGGCATCCTCTCAAGACCTGCGTCCTACAGCGATCCTCCAGCAGGCAATGGGGTGGGCAGCCCTGGGATTTGGCCTCTGGAGCCTTTCCATGTTCTGCGGCGAGCTCTGGTGCTATCTGGGCTGGGGATCACCGGTCGTCTGGGAGGATCCGGCCCTGACCCTGACCATGGCCGGCTGGTTCTTTTACGCCTGCGTGCTCCACTTGCACCTGAGTAAGGCCTGGAACCAAAAGGTGCGGGCGGCCTTCATTGGCATTGGCGGCATCGCGGTGCTTGTCCTGACCTGCCTCCCCGATTTCGGTCCCTTTCGCGCCTGGGTGATGCCATGA
- a CDS encoding TonB-dependent receptor, producing the protein MTAVQGNWRKREGFFMGLAAWGLMLWPQMTMAEQDDEDVHVLEEVVVTATNKSKLVDTPASISVITAADLEQMGAKNITEALERIPGVYNTTASSSSLSIRGTRSSMAGGPVILVDGVAQNYGNYRREELDIIPVSQIERIEVLRSAGVAYGPGAARGVISIITKKNHGDKAVSGHLSSSYGSWNTGNISGGLNGRYNKWDYLADVNYYTTDGYESEDITRSAGLVKLGYNLSNNTRIGLRGNWVNMDSDNAYDLAKYRWQLDNYRRSSHFPVSATDNTLVWHNTKEQESGVYAIDFNHDDGRFFSDGTLSYTHYDEKYYDTRDIFSSSSTARGDIDDRDQDTYTASLSGGYRFELGNVAYTPTLGLNVESIDFTQRKTYPYDTSGTRSTASADVDLDETTTGIYWDNDFLFGEHWGLKVGNRVDRVDMTFETLEPTHLEIDDTMWSWTVAPSYHFTPNANVYFSLSRNYWFPSPQYYYWAASYGSPNNLPEDLKPEESLTYEIGYKHHLSKAFNIALTGYYMETQDKFSGYYEGSSYMGQKNTGDAETYGIELELDGRPLKWLGYRISGAWIDAEWKDGTARIYQHPSNTRVEVDLDGYKVNGIPEFTSRIGLDFYPWEGWKASIDAITFGKYYLDYTNRLTYPSKTTFDASVSYSWDEYKVWILAKNILNEEVERAINSDGELSGVGGTPLTSYYVLDGLYIEAGISVRF; encoded by the coding sequence GTGACTGCAGTGCAAGGGAATTGGCGGAAAAGGGAAGGGTTCTTTATGGGGCTGGCGGCCTGGGGCCTGATGCTCTGGCCCCAGATGACGATGGCCGAGCAGGACGATGAGGATGTCCATGTCTTGGAGGAGGTGGTGGTCACTGCCACTAACAAGAGCAAGCTGGTGGATACGCCGGCCAGTATTTCAGTGATCACCGCGGCAGATCTCGAGCAGATGGGCGCGAAAAACATCACCGAGGCCCTGGAACGCATTCCCGGGGTCTACAACACCACTGCCAGCAGTTCGTCGCTTTCCATTCGCGGCACGCGCAGTTCCATGGCCGGCGGACCGGTGATCCTGGTGGATGGGGTTGCCCAAAACTACGGCAACTACCGTCGCGAGGAACTCGATATCATACCGGTGTCCCAGATCGAACGCATCGAGGTGCTGCGCTCCGCAGGCGTGGCCTACGGGCCGGGAGCCGCTCGCGGCGTGATCAGCATCATCACCAAGAAGAACCACGGCGACAAGGCCGTCAGCGGGCATCTTTCCTCCAGTTACGGCTCCTGGAACACCGGCAACATCTCCGGCGGCCTCAATGGGCGGTACAACAAGTGGGATTACCTGGCCGATGTCAACTACTACACCACCGACGGGTACGAGAGCGAAGACATAACCCGCAGCGCCGGGCTGGTCAAACTGGGCTACAACCTCTCCAACAATACCCGCATCGGCCTTCGCGGCAACTGGGTCAACATGGACAGCGACAACGCCTACGACCTGGCCAAATATAGGTGGCAGCTGGATAATTATCGCCGTTCGAGCCATTTTCCCGTGTCCGCCACCGACAATACCCTGGTCTGGCACAACACCAAGGAGCAGGAGTCCGGGGTGTATGCGATCGATTTCAACCACGACGATGGCCGTTTCTTTTCCGACGGCACCCTCTCCTACACCCATTACGACGAAAAGTATTACGATACCAGAGACATCTTTAGCTCAAGCTCAACCGCCCGCGGGGATATCGACGACCGCGATCAGGATACCTACACCGCATCCCTTTCCGGCGGCTACCGTTTCGAGTTGGGCAACGTCGCCTACACGCCGACCCTGGGCCTGAATGTGGAGAGCATCGATTTCACCCAGCGTAAGACCTATCCCTACGACACCAGTGGCACCCGCAGCACCGCCTCCGCCGATGTCGACCTCGACGAAACCACCACCGGCATCTACTGGGACAACGATTTTCTCTTTGGCGAACACTGGGGGCTGAAGGTCGGCAACCGCGTGGATCGGGTGGACATGACCTTTGAAACCCTGGAGCCGACCCATCTCGAGATCGACGATACCATGTGGAGCTGGACCGTGGCCCCGTCCTACCATTTTACCCCCAATGCCAACGTCTATTTTTCCCTAAGTCGCAATTACTGGTTTCCCAGCCCCCAGTACTACTACTGGGCCGCCAGCTACGGCAGCCCCAACAATCTGCCCGAAGACCTCAAGCCGGAGGAGTCGCTCACCTATGAGATCGGCTACAAACATCACCTGAGCAAGGCGTTCAACATCGCCCTGACCGGCTACTACATGGAAACCCAGGACAAGTTCAGCGGCTACTACGAGGGCAGCAGCTACATGGGGCAGAAGAACACCGGCGATGCCGAGACCTACGGCATCGAGCTGGAACTCGACGGCCGGCCGCTCAAATGGCTCGGCTATCGGATTTCCGGGGCCTGGATCGACGCCGAGTGGAAGGACGGCACCGCCCGCATCTACCAGCATCCGTCCAATACCCGGGTCGAGGTGGATCTGGATGGGTACAAGGTCAACGGCATTCCCGAGTTCACCAGCCGTATCGGTCTTGATTTCTACCCCTGGGAGGGATGGAAGGCGAGCATCGACGCGATCACCTTCGGCAAATACTATCTCGATTACACCAACAGGCTGACCTACCCGAGCAAGACCACCTTTGACGCCTCGGTTTCCTATTCCTGGGATGAGTACAAGGTATGGATTTTGGCCAAAAACATCCTCAACGAGGAGGTGGAGCGGGCCATCAACTCCGACGGCGAACTCAGCGGTGTTGGCGGAACGCCCTTAACCTCCTATTACGTACTGGACGGCCTGTATATCGAGGCAGGTATCAGCGTGCGGTTTTAA